One genomic window of Sardina pilchardus chromosome 15, fSarPil1.1, whole genome shotgun sequence includes the following:
- the LOC134101630 gene encoding protein ANKUB1-like, with translation MSIFISFEGSCERFHIPHEETVSIIKQMIKNYFCMPHLDSQQWRYILELSYSGAVLQDSWCLADVGISSGSTLHCELKEETKAIVHVFNFVTRETLSLVGTEIHLSSPVSRLRSLVSVRCGLPVSAFRLTTKTGTKLYDCNTLEDYVTEVGSTLHLKAWDGWGEFLKACFRGHKQTVQRYLSEETPVLRFQQRVALYIAASQGHLELASWLIGRGEHAEQAVGVHPYREWCHETDHLETTKSPVHVAAETGQLHILKLFVRSSVLTLSCRDPLGRDPIQIALKNRHKKCVAHLVTKLWSVVSFPDFVIPMKIYILIKSWIWRVQRRVTNEGVGHGCTYRTRVGDTVLVDGFTLPKLSFNVSRDNSTRLWAPATSCVRPALTTDNSPSCPSHPPTSSTSQNAPARLPQLHPPTASRRGEKKRIRRKGAARKGSKEIPDPANSNQSGNTWKSRVPLPPVSRDVTPRPLFVYTSPDSAQLLSAPLESFSQHCGRTTRENAIYCLALASEFTEKPWLQQLRVARSLARRSMHKVL, from the exons ATGTCCATCTTCATCTCTTTTGAAGGATCCTGTGAGCGCTTTCACATCCCTCACGAAGAGACTGTCAGCATCATAAAACAGATGATCAAG AACTATTTCTGCATGCCACACCTGGACAGCCAGCAGTGGCGCTACATCCTGGAGCTGAGTTACAGTGGTGCTGTCCTCCAGGACAGCTGGTGTCTGGCTGATGTGGGCATCTCCTCGGGCAGCACACTTCACTGTGAGCTTAAG GAAGAGACCAAGGCCATTGTGCACGTGTTTAACTTCGTGACCAGGGAGACACTGTCTCTCGTGGGCACAGAGATTCACCTGAGCTCCCCCGTGTCCAGACTGAGGTCTCTGGTGTCTGTGCGGTGCGGTCTGCCGGTCAGTGCCTTCAGACTGACCACTAAAACTGGCACAAAGCTGTACGACTGTAACACGCTAGAAGATTATGTCACTGAAGTGG GGTCTACTCTACACCTAAAAGCTTGGGATGGCTGGGGAGAGTTTCTCAAAGCTTGCTTTCgaggacacaaacaaacagtgcaGCGGTACCTTTCAGAGGAAACACCAGTGCTCAG gTTTCAACAGCGGGTGGCGCTGTACATCGCTGCCTCACAGGGCCATCTGGAGCTGGCCAGCTGGCTGATCGGGAGAGGGGAGCACGCGGAGCAAGCGGTGGGCGTCCACCCCTACAGAGAGTGGTGTCATGAGACTGACCACCTGGAAACCACCAAGAGCCCGGTTCACGTTGCAGCGGAGACTGGCCAGCTCCACATCCTCAAGCTTTTCGTCAGGAGCAGTGTCCTAACTCTGAGCTGTCGGGACCCCCTGGGCCGAGATCCAATCCAGATAGCCCTAAAGAATAGGCACAAGAAGTGTGTAGCTCACCTCGTAACCAAGCTGTGGTCAGTGGTGTCTTTTCCTGACTTTGTTATACCTATGAAGATCTACATTCTCATTAAAAGTTGGATATGGAGGGTACAAAGAAGAGTTACTAATGAAGGTGTAGGTCATGGATGCACATATAGAACCAGGGTGGGGGACACAGTTCTAGTGGATGGCTTCACCCTCCCGAAGTTGTCCTTTAATGTCAGCAGGGATAACTCCACAAGGTTGTGGGCCCCAGCGACATCCTGTGTGCGTCCAGCtctcacaacagacaacagcccTTCCTGTCCATCTCATCCTCCCACCAGCTCGACGTCCCAGAATGCACCAGCGCGGCTGCCACAGCTGCATCCTCCTACCGCGAGCcgcagaggagaaaagaagcgCATCAGGAGGAAGGGAGCCGCAAGAAAAGGGTCAAAGGAAATCCCAGATCCTGCAAATAGCAATCAGAGCGGGAACACGTGGAAGAGCAGGGTCCCACTGCCCCCTGTTTCCAGAGACGTCACCCCTCGGCCCCTGTTCGTCTACACTTCCCCCGACTCGGCGCAGCTTCTCTCTGCACCACTGGAGTCCTTCTCTCAGCACTGTGGGCGCACTACAAGGGAAAATGCTATTTATTGTTTAGCCCTTGCTAG TGAATTTACAGAAAAGCCGTGGCTTCAGCAGTTGAGGGTGGCTCGCAGCCTGGCCAGGAGAAGCATGCACAAAGTCTTGTAG
- the commd2 gene encoding COMM domain-containing protein 2 — protein MLLVLSEEHKEHLGFLQEVDSSVVGEFGRIAVEFLRKGSNPKIYEGAARKLNVSAETVQHGVEGLVYLLTESSKLKISELDFQDSVLVLGFSEELNELLLQLYLDNRKEIRHILSQLAPALPHYHNLEWRLDVQLASRTLRQQVKPTVTLKLHLDNSGSQSARVLQTDPATLLHLIAELERALAEAKTNHCRRIMRNIK, from the exons ATGTTGCTGGTATTATCTGAAGAACATAAAGAGCATTTAGGATTTCTACAGGAGGTAGACTCATCAG TTGTTGGTGAATTTGGACGAATAGCTGTCGAGTTCCTCAGAAAAGGATCAAATCCTAAAATATACGAGGGCGCAGCAA GGAAACTGAATGTGTCTGCTGAAACAGTTCAACATGGTGTGGAGGGATTGGTGTACCTTCTAACTGAAAGCTCTAAACTGAAG ATTTCAGAGTTGGATTTCCAGGATTCTGTGTTGGTGCTCGGCTTTTCTGAGGAACTAAACGAGCTTCTACTACAACTGTATCTGGACAACAGGAAGGAAATCCGGCATATTTTGAGTCAACTTGCTCCAGCTCTGCCCCACTACCACAATCTGGAATGGCGCCTTGATGTGCAG CTGGCTAGTCGAACACTGCGACAGCAGGTGAAGCCCACGGTCACTCTGAAGCTGCACCTGGACAACAGCGGCTCACAGAGTGCCCGTGTGCTTCAGACAGACCCAGCCACACTGCTGCACCTCATCGCCGAGCTGGAGCGAGCGCTTGCCGAGGCAAAGACCAACCACTGCCGCCGCATCATGCGTAACATCAAATAG